A stretch of DNA from Vulpes lagopus strain Blue_001 chromosome 12, ASM1834538v1, whole genome shotgun sequence:
GAAGCCGTGCCCTCTGAGATCCATGCTCCCGGTCGTGGGGCTCCGCCCAGCCTCCTTCCTCCATGCCTCGGATTCCCTGCGAGTACAGTGAGAAGCAGCAGAGAGCAGCGTGCCCAGCTCTCTGCACCCTGGCAGTCCTATTAAGTAGTTTTCAGACGTGCAGCGGCTGCCCAGAAAGCCCACAGGTGGCCCTTGGTTTTCTTACAAGGCAGCAGGGGTGTCTGGGGGAATAGCATGCAGGTCACTCAAGAGAGGGCTCATCCCTGGATGAATGAACACGTTTAGCTTCCTTATCAGACACTGGAGTATTAAGGAGGACATCGTGGAAGTGGCATCGTGTGACTGCGACCCGAGGTTCTGCCTCCGGGCCAGCCCTGGGGTTTGGCAGGCACCCTGCTGAACTGCTTACTAATATGTGCCTTTCGCTTTGGCCAGCTGGGGAAAGTGCTGCTTCTCTGGTGCCTGTTTaatgtgtgtttttctctctgttctccgGCTGGCTCCTGCAGCCCTCAAGCTGGAATTAGAGGAGAAGCTCTTTGGGCAGCATCTGGCCACAGAGGTGATTCTCAAGGCGCTGACTGGCttcaagaacaacaaaaatcccaAGAAACCGCTGACTCTTTCCTTACATGGCTGGGCTGGCACGGGCAAGAATTTTGTCAGCCAAATTGTGGCTGAAAATCTTCACTCAAAAGGCCTGAAGAGTAACTTTGTCCACTTGTTTGTCTCGACTCTGCACTTCCCTCACGAGCAACAGATAAAACTGTACCAGGCAAGAGAATCGTGTTATCCTATCCACAGGCCACTTGGACTGGTCTGGGCCACCTGCTCACTAACTCTGGCCTCTGCTGCTTCTTTTTGCACTGCAGTAGTCCCAGGCCCCATTGAGTTAAGGCACACTTGCCCTCAGTAACCTTTTGCTATTTGCAGAGCTCTcccatgactttttcttttttccatttgatcACAAAATAATACAGTGGGACGGGtgaatttatttccattaaaagaTTGAGCCAAGAGAGGCGAGGGCACTTGCTCCTTACAATCTCTCTGGCCTTGTGGGAAATCAGAAACTTGGGCCCAGATCACCAACTCTGGGTTTGCAGAGTAACCACGTTCTACAATGAATGAGCATGTTCAGATTTCTTGTCCCAGCCCTTGATGAAGGggagcagtcttttttttttttttttttaagattttatttattcatgagagacacagattgaggcagagacataggcagagggagaagcaggctccctgtggggaacctgatgtgagactcaatcccaggactctgggatcacaacctgagccaacgggagacactcaatcactgagccacccaggtgcccctgacatgGAGCAGTCTTAAATGATTTGTTCTGACATGGCTTCATGAAAGCCTCCCACCTATGATGCAGTGTCTGTAGTTAACACTCTGCATTTAGCACCGTAGactagaggatttttttttcccctcagtagctgttatttcctttgttcttcccaTCCAAATCCTTGatgttgctttctttctttctttctttcttttttttttttgctttcttttgtcaAATGAAAGCCTCGCAGAATTGACCCTTTATGATCATTCTTCCTTTTGAgatattatttctacatttaatttCTATTAAGTTGTCTAGTAGGGTTCTTGTTTCAGTGGCCTTTGTTCTTATAAAGGTTAATAGCCCCAGTGTTAGGTGGGGACctaaataagaaacaaactgaactGAACAAGGAAATGACAGTGCTATTTGCCACACAAACTGAGCTGGGAAATtgctgaaaagaaataattttggttTCCTGAATTCTTTCATGAATCTCTAGGAAAACAGTAAATAGATGAGGTTGCCTCTGGAGCCTTTCATGTGTTGGGGTGTAGGGCTTGTTGCTTGGATATCTTTGTCTCGGGAAAGCATAGGAATAAATGCTTTCCATGGAATGCCAGCTCAGTTTGTTCCCTGCATCAGTATaggcacagcttgggggcactgCAAGCCTGAGTCCAGCTTCTTATTCCTCAGTCTGTCTGCTAAAATGAACTTGAGATTTCAGGCCACAGTGAGCTAAAATTATGGGCGGGGTAACAGTGAACTGATGAATATCCATGCATCTTGCTCTTAACacctttaaaaagtaacatttagCAAACCATTTGAGTtaaggtgggggaaaaaaaacaactttgcatTTTAGCACCTATCTGCCAGTTTCCACTTTTTATAGATAAAGTTCCGGAAAAACTGTTACCCAGTGAATGGAAGTTAGGAGGCATTTTCCAAGCTCTTACTGAAATCCCAGAGAGCTCGAATTTGTCATCTCGCAGAGCATGAGGAACCGTGCTGTGCTTCTCCCCTAGCCACAGCCTTTGAGCCTctgcatcctctttcttttatggtTGGTCTAGGACCAGTTACAAGGATGGATTCGGGGTAACGTGAGCGCATGTGCGAGCTCCGTGTTCATATTTGATGAGATGGACAAACTGCACCCTGGAATCATCGATGCAATCAAGCCATTTCTAGACTACTACGAGCAGGTTGATGGCGTGTCTTTCCGGAAGGCCATCTTCATCTTTCTCAGGTCAGCAGGATGTGGCTTCTCAGGGGCACAGAAGCCATTCATTCTCCTGGTGCTAGAAGGAGGTCCTGGCATTCTGTTGCCCAGGGACAAAGGTAGCTGGCAAAAGTGAATTGCTGACTTTTACTTTGGGGTTGCTATTATTGGCATGGCATGGAGTGTGGGCAGGAGAAAATGCATTAGATACTGTTGGTAACAGGTGATTTTGTTACCTGCACATGCCACTGAGGGTTATCAAAAGACAGCATTATGCGGCAAGTTCTGGAaaagcagatttctttttctaaaaatatttatttatttgaaagggagagggtgcacaagcagggtgagcagcaggcagagggagagggagaagctggctcccaaatgagcagggagcctgatgtggggttccatctcaggaccccatgattatgacctgagttgaaggtagacacttaactgactgagccacccaggtgctcctggaaaaGCAGATTTCAAGCTCCGTAAGGGCAGATGCTTACTTTGCCCTTTTCCAGGAACACTTAGTAAATATTCCTCAGTTAAGAATAAACCCAAGAGCAGGTATGATTCTTGATCAGACACAGAATCTTACTATGTAATCTTACTCTGCTACTTTGGCAAATTCAGCAATGCAGGTGGGGACCTCATAACTAAGATTGCCCTTGACTTTTGGCGGGcgggaagaaaaagggaagacatTCAGCTGAAGGACCTGGAACCCGTGCTGTCTGTCGGCGTCTTCAACAATAAACACAGTGAGTCTCCCAGGCTGAGGAGCCCCCTAGCCCTCCCTGCAGAGTCACCTCTTTAAACCTTCCACAAAGCCACCGAATCCATGTGTCTCTGTCTTCACTGAAGTAGGGACTTATTCTTCCAGCATTCTATAATAGAAGCCAGTTAGCAGGGGGTAACTTGACAGTCCTTTTACCAGGCTTGTTGCACacttgagaaaaagagaatctggaGGGGTATAGGCATGAAGAATGCACTGTGGATCAGGATCAGACTGGGCCCTGTAAGAGCAGTGAGCTTGGTTGGGTGACAGCGACAATAATGGGAAGACCCAGCTGTGTCTTGCTTTGCAGGTGGCCTGTGGCACAGCGGACTGATAGATAGGAACCTCATCGATTACTTtatccccttcctccccctggaGTACAGACATGTGAAGATGTGTATACGGGCAGAGATGAGGGCCCGTGGTTCTGCCATAGATGAGGATGTTGTCACCAGAGTGGCAGAGGAAATGACATTTTTCCCCAAAAGCGAGAAAATCTACTCAGACAAGGGCTGCAAGACTGTGCAGTCACGGTTGGATTTTCACTGACCTCATTCAAGTGGAGTAAGAGGCCACTGGGAGCTGAGCGAGAGTCTTGCCTTATGGAAGCACTTTGGAGCCCTCTTTGGGGTTTGCACATTTGCACCTGTGGACTTTCGGGATGTAGAAGTTTCTAAGAGTTGAATTTTGAAAAGACACTAATCAATTGAGTGTTTTGGAGCTGACAGCAATCCGTCTGTTAACTGCGGTGGaagatgaacttttaaaaacacatcctccccccccacacacacacctccttgTGACCTTGACGGAAGTGCCTTGCAAACAAGCTGTGTGAGACCTAGAGCTGGTTCTGACCCCACAGTACCCACACCTCAGAAGCTGCTGCTCTAACTCAGGGAGTCAAGGGCCCTGCCGCAATCCGTGGAGCAGTTTGCATCTACTGAAaaccttctctgtttctttgcaCAGAGAGTGTTCACTGGCTTGATGTATCTCAGTTGAAATCGGTGGCACCTTCAGGTGGACAGTGTCCGGTGGGGATGTGGGCTGCACACAGAGCATTCTCGACCAGGTGACCTGTCTGCCTGTGCTGTGGGGTCTCCATCCGAGGCCTCTGCAGCAGGCCTCTCTGTTCTTTGCTCTGGCTGGTCCTGGAATTCCTTTGCCGACTCTCCCTTGGTTTTGATCTCAGCCTTCCTTGTACCACTTCTCCTGAACTTCAGTCACTTCGAGATTTGCCCCCAACCACTTGTCATCATTAGAGTCAAATCAGAATGGGACTGTTGGTTTTGAATTTGATCTTGGTTCCCACAATGAATTGTCTGTAATAATTTATGCCTGGGGCAGTCTCTCACTTTAGAGAATCATTTGAAATCCATAGGACACACTCAGTCTCCATGGATGACATGTGCCACTGAGTGGTCAGCTTGCAGATTCTGCATTGCCAAAGAAGTGTAAGTATCGTACACCACAAATGCTGGAATTTTCAaggatatgttttgtttttttataatgtttttactTGTGAATCTtagataatagaaaaatacaggacatagcttattttaaaacatgtgaagGACATACACAAAAAAGGAATAATTGCCTATTCCTTTATCAGAAACTCTTTAACAGAAACACTATACATTTTTATCGTTAAATGCATGGTAATACCTGGTCACTGTTATAGATCGAACAAGGTCAGTGTGAAGCAGCGGGTCCTGGGGGTCCTCTGCTGAGAACACCCTTTATGGCAGTGGCAGGCTGGACTGCCCTGATCACCAGAAATAAGATGGATTCCAGCCCGTGTGAATTGTTGTGTATGTGTCACAGCTGTGATGTGACCACAGAACGATGTGCAGTGTGTTTATATGTAAGATGTAGAAGTCACATCTTTATGACACAGGAGTGCCTTACAGAGGGTCacatttagtcttttaaaaatgccaagtTCAGGCTTAAAATTTTTAGAACGTGTTCTTACATTGGAGCCGGGTTACTTTCTTTCGTAACCCTGTGAGTATCTGGTCAGGCAAGACCAGGTTTTCCCTGTTCATAGTGACGCAATTCACCACGTGTGGGCCACCTTTGGACTTGTAACCCGAAGAGGCCATGGCTGACAGCCCAGCCTCCCTCACCCCATGTAAGAGGTAGACAAGAACTTGAATTGACCTACTgtaaaataaagcctaaatttTATCATGTGACACGTtccttgcaaacatttttttcctctagtttaTTTGGTAGCTCTGAAAAGTTTGAGCTTGGGATAAAGGCTGTCAGGGTGTGGTGTGAGGCTCGCCACGCCCCGGATATGCTGGCAGGTAGTCTGTATGTCAGTATTTACCTTCAAGGCTGGTATCGCCAAACAAACACAGTTACATTGGATTAGGTGATGGGTTCACCATATTTCCATGGATGAAAATGCCACGTGGACTTCTTCCTAGTAAGTTTTTTCTCCTAAGATTAACAcaggaaggaaattgaggcagtGGGAAAACATGACTTCCTGCTGACATTCTGAACCCAAGCAAGGCTGGGCTCAGACCAAAAAATTAGAACTGGTAAAGTGAAGTCCTAGTGAAGCTAACCAGGTATCAGTTTGGTCACACTCCACCTGGCCTCTTACCTGTGAGTGAATCGTTCATACCAACCCTCTTTCCAGGCCTGAGGATGAGCCAGCTACTTTCTAGAAAATTCAAACCCTCTTCAACATCTCACCTCTTCTGCTCATTTGTCACTTGAAGGTGCTCAAGTCCTGAGACAGAACTTTCCGGGTCTGCTTCCCAGCCTGGTGCAGTTTCTGCTCCACCCTATACTGCCTCATCTACCAAGACTGAACTTGCTGAATTAAGTCAGGGGACTCCTGTGTTCTCTAACTAGGGGCTCTCAGGTGCTGGGGCTGCCTCTGAGAACAATCAGCCCCATCTGTGACTCCTGGGAACAGGCCAACAGGCCAACTTCTCTGTATAAACCTTCCCacacttggggcacctgtgtggctcagccggttaagcctctgccttcagttcgggtcatgatcctggggtcctgggattgagccccacatggggttccctgctcatcagggagtctgcttcttcctctccatctgacCCTCCTATCTTATGCCCTcgccctctcaaatgaataaataaaaaaatcttaaaaaaaaaaaaaaaagacccaacacTTGCAGCTGTCGTTAGGAGGCCTGGACGCCCTTAAAGATTAAGGAGGCTCTTTGCAGGCCAGGTACCACGAGGCAGAGGGGTCCAGTGGCAGCAGGGTGCCAGCGGGGTGCCAGCTGGTCCTTGGCCTGCAGGCACACGTGAGTTTACATACAGGTATGTGCAGCCTCCTAACAGTGCTCTATACTCCGCCTGGCATCTCAGCTGGGATTATGTCTCTAGATTTGACTCCACAGCTGGGTGTCAAGAGTGCCATGAAGCCCAGTGCAGCGGAGCAAAAAGCGAGTAGGGATCCTCAGAGTCCCTGCACTAGACTTCACTCCAGCCTGCACCGCACCGGTTAGGTCTTACTTCATAGCTGAGGCACAGAAGACCTACACTGGAgggcttttttctcctttaaaggtGTATTCACAAGTTacaattttattgtaaaatagtaCCTGTTTGAAGTTGTAAGTAAAAAACACTATTCTTGGCATCCTCGGGGTGGATGGGGGGCAGTTAAGCTTTTCTAAGAGGTTTTGGGGGTTctcattaaacaacaaaaattaatggggcacctgggtagctcagttaagtgtctgcctctggctcaggtcatgatctcagggtcctggaatcaaggcctgtgtcaggctccctgctcagtgggcagtctgcctcccctttcctgccccttgccccccacTTGTATTCTcgatgtctctctcaaataaataaaatatttttagaaggaaaaagatcgaaagaaagaaagaaagaaaaaaaaaaaagatcctgagaGACATGAtgagaagacaggcagagacaggcagaggtagaagcaagctccatgtggggagcccgatgtgggacttgatcccaggacccccgggatcatgacctgacccaaaggcggccctcaaccactgaactacccaagtgtcctaaataaataaaatctttaaaacaaaataacaaaggcTAATAATGagtgcagttttaaaaaatatggcaaaaCTTGCCAGACAACACATGGCTCATTCAGGAATGGAAAGCAGAGAAGGGTCTTCCTTTGCAAAGCTGAATGACTGGCAAGTGACAAGctggaaagatttttctttttttctttttttttttaagattttatttttatttatttattcatgagagacacaggcagagggagaagcaggccccatgcagggagcctgatgtgggactcgatcacgggtctccaggatcaggccctgggctgaaggtggcgctaaatcactgagccaccaggactgcccagaAAGACTTTTCTTTCAAGGAAACTGTTTCTAACAAATGTTCACAATGTTGCTAAAATCATTCCCATAGTTCACAATGTTACTGAGATTGGAATGTTGGAAAGGGCTTATCTGTGACTTGCCTGAGTGTTCTCTTATACACTTGTCCTTTTATCTAAACACTTCCTTGCCCCTTGCTCGCGATGGTCATCCCGTGACAGGTCTGACCACTGCTCCAGCCTTGGTCCCCGGTTATGCCATCTTAGGGACTACATGCCAAGGACCCAGGCTTGTGCTTTTTTGCAGTAAAGACAAAACATTAGATGATATGGTGacaggaacttaaaaaaaacacacacaaagccaGCAATGTAGAGCCTGAAAAGTTTCTCATAAtgttaaaaaccattttaaataaagttaccacattttcaataaaacttaGACGTCCTTCCTTGAAACAGAAACACTTGAgattaaaacatgatttttaaaaaatcatgagcCCTGGGCCGAGTGGATTGGGAGCTGCTTCCTCTTCTGAACGCTCTGGGGGCTCTTTCAAAGTCCATGATCTGTAGGGTAGGACACTGGCAAGGCTCTGCTGGATGAACACTGCCTGGGGCAATGCCTGTCCTGTCCCACAGGAAGCATTCACTTTAGTCCTCTTCCAGTGTATGAAGCTGGGGGAGATATAGGAAAAGAGCAGAGTGTTCCAACTTGAAGCAACTCCAGTGCCGTGTCAGTCATCGTAGTAGTAATCTAACTTGGTGAACACGGTTTTGCAGCCTTTGTCAGAGAAAACTCTCTCCTCTTTGGGGAAAAATGTCATCTCGTCGGCCACTTTGGTGACAATGTCCTCATCAATATCAAAGCCTCGGGACTGCATTTCAACTCTGATGCACATTTTTAGGTGTTTATATtccagggggaggaagggaacaAAATAATCAATGAGATTTCGGTCAATTAGGCTGCTATGCCAGAAGCCacctgggaaaaagaaaaaggggctGTTCATCCATTGtccacctacccacccatccatccctcaCACATCCACTAGGTGCCAGACCCGGAGGTGGGGCCCACGATCCAATGAAACAGAAGTAACCTGGGACCTGTCCATGGGCACAATCAAACTGTGATGCCTTCAGGAGAGTAAAGCACAGGTGACATGGCACTTTCCttatgccttgggctcaggggaGGCTTCTTGGATGGCCCTACAGATCTGAAGCGGGAGAGAGACAAATGAACCCAGGCTGCTGGGAACAAGCAGAGGCGGAGGGCAGTACGGAGGGGACCAGGTCTCCAGGCTGGCAGGGTTTCAGAGAAAGCTCAAGGAGAAGGGAGTCCCCAGGGAGGGACTAGCCACTCCTTTACTTGGGGAACCCAGACTCACTGGACTTTTGGCAGCTGGATCAGCAACAGGGCAGAAACCAGCACTGCTGCCCGCACGTGCAAAACACAGCACATCCAAACCACATGGGGCATTGAGAAACTGAGAACTAGAACCCTCAGCACCATACTGTGTGAACACAGCACTCTGGTGCGGCCACAGGGTACAGACTTTGCTGTGTGTTTTCACCAGGGATGAGTGCTGGCTCTATGTGCACCCACCCACTGACCCAGTCACATTCCCTCCTGGATTCCCGGGGGGGACCCAGCACACGCTCCCTCCTGACAATAGCACACCTGCTGCTGGATCACACCCAGCACTTCCACACTTGGAACAGTTTCTGTTCTGCTTTGCTGCTTAACTCTGGTGCCTTAATTCTGGTCTCATTCTGACACCAATTCTGACatgtggagggtttttttttttttttcacaccttCAAGCAATTCTCCAATACCAGCTGGGTGTGCTACAATTCAGTTCAGTAAAAGCCCATCACCCAGATGGAAGGACGGCAGCAAGATGGAAGAGACGCAGAGGGCAGGGAATGCAGAGAGGATGTGAAGCTTCTATGCCCCCTCCCAGGGGACCACTCTCTGCCACCCTCCATGCGTTCaatctggaagctctctgaacctccATTCTTTTGGATATTTATGGAAGCTTCGTTACATAGGCATGTCTGATCAAATCACTGATTGCCACTGGTGACTGAttccacctccagcccctggcctgTCCCCAGGGGTCACGGGATGgcgctgaaagttccaaccctccaGGTACAATGCTTGGTTCCCCTGGAAACCGGAGCATGCCCCTTAGATGCTTCCCCAAAGTCCTCTTATTTACACAAACTCAGGTTTGGTTAACAAGTTTGTTATAAATATCAAGACATCTTTATGGCTCTTGTTACTTAGGAAATTCTGAGTGTTTTAGGAGAATTGTACCAGAAATGGTGACAAAGAGCTAATAcgtatttctttttataaatcacaACCAAAACATactctctcctttcttagcaGTGCTTTGCATGGAACTGGTGCTCAATAAAGATCTCACTGCCTGGATGGGGTGGAGTATGGCCAtgggaaagaacaaagctagTGGCTCACAAGTGGGACAGCTCATTTCCTGAAGGCCTGCTGTGTCAGGCAAGGCAAGCCCTACACCCTGGGGAGAGAGCACGGAGCCAGGCAGACATGGATGCTGCCCTCAGGGATTCACACCCTGATAAGCCGGTTCACAATTTCAGATAGTGACCGGGGCTGTGAGCACTGAAATGGGGCGAGTGGGCAAGGAGGACAGGCTACTTGGCCAGGGTGGGCAGCCAAGGCCCAGCTGAGAAGGTGACCTCCGCGCAGAGCCCACACGGCCAGAACAGCACCACGGGAAGTGCTCTGGCAGGACAAGGATCTCAGTCTCTTGAGAAATCACCTATGGACGACCGCTCCCCAATCTGTACCCTTAGCTGAGCACCCCTGGGGAACCCCACTGAACAGCCAAACATCTGCCCTGCATCTCTACAGGGGTGCCTCGCTCACCGTTCACAACTGTCTCCATCTCCCATCTGGCCCCACAAACTTGCAAATCCATAGTCTGTCCCCTGAAATGGCAGTGCCACCCTTTCCACTGAGCAAGCCGGATCCCTGATTCGGTGCTCTCTCATTACCACACTGATCCTTCAGGAAATGTGACGGCACCTTCTAAATGTTTCTCCTTTCGAAACGCATCCTCATCACACCATGTCGCCCGATCCCACTGCTGGCACAAGGGGCCAGGCCACCAGCATCTCTCCTCTACACTGTCGGACAGctcctgcctgtgtccctgcctctgctgcCTTCAGTCTGTTCACTTAAAACCAAGCCTGGTCATGTCACTGTTTGCTCAAAACACTCTAGGGGCTCCCTCCTCCATTAGGAGTCAAACCCAAAGCCTCTCAATGGCTCTCTGGGCCTTCCATGACCAGTACTGCCAGTGCAAGTCTCACCTCTTATCTGACCCCCTCTTCTCCTTTGTTCCTCCTGGACCCCCACAGGAATCCTGGGCATACCCCCACCTCAGGGCCCTgcatgtgctgttccctctgaTGGAATGCTGTTCCCTGTGGTATCCACATGGCTCACACCCTCATCCTTGGATCAGGTCAAATGTCACCCTCACAGTGAGCCATTCCTGACCACTCTATTTAAAACTGTAGCCCATCCTCAGTCCAGCACCCTCAAGCCCTCTTTATTGACTTACTTTTTACCTATTGGGGGTGGAGAGGAAAACATATCTCTATCTCTACATAGATACACATATCTCATCATCCGACCCActtccttccttattta
This window harbors:
- the TOR1B gene encoding torsin-1B — protein: MRRAARPGRAAAAGLLLAARAVAGLEPISVGIAIAAASALTGYLSYTDLFCRFAECCLEEQRLNASALKLELEEKLFGQHLATEVILKALTGFKNNKNPKKPLTLSLHGWAGTGKNFVSQIVAENLHSKGLKSNFVHLFVSTLHFPHEQQIKLYQDQLQGWIRGNVSACASSVFIFDEMDKLHPGIIDAIKPFLDYYEQVDGVSFRKAIFIFLSNAGGDLITKIALDFWRAGRKREDIQLKDLEPVLSVGVFNNKHSGLWHSGLIDRNLIDYFIPFLPLEYRHVKMCIRAEMRARGSAIDEDVVTRVAEEMTFFPKSEKIYSDKGCKTVQSRLDFH